One genomic region from Labeo rohita strain BAU-BD-2019 chromosome 7, IGBB_LRoh.1.0, whole genome shotgun sequence encodes:
- the dpep2 gene encoding dipeptidase 2 codes for MLIYKEARISGAWIWWFICTLLSLLLGVISETSRAKDIMTKYPLIDGHNDLAVPLRMYHKSKLSKLNMHNISKAATDITRLTAGHVGGQIFAAYVLCTAQDKDAVRLALEQIDVIRRMCTENKEMELVTTAEGMGTSTKIACLISIEGGHSIDSSLPTLRMFYLLGVRSMALTHNCNTPWAETSSSLYSNYQQKNNSLTDFGKAVVSEMNRLGMLVDLSHSSWGTARAVLKHSAAPVIFSHSSAYAICNNTRNVPDDLLLLLKENGGLIMVNFYSNFVACSNNANVSILADHFDHIKLVIGAESIGIGADYDGVHGFPKGMEDVSKYPELIEELISRNWTEEELAGVLRLNFLRVFRKVEKVRDGMVHNLPSEAEISLSEVNESCRAKLVPPGKTRGYMQEVKNFSENGNTPLMPVIALICFILVLIQLE; via the exons ATGTTAATATATAAAGAAGCCCGCATCAGCGGTGCATGGATATGGTGGTTCATATGCACCCTTCTCTCACTTCTTCTTGGAGTAATATCCGAAACCAGTAGAGCAAAGGATATAATGACAAAATATCCACTAATTGATGG ACATAATGACCTGGCAGTACCTCTGAGAATGTACCATAAAAGCAAACTGAGCAAGCTGAATATGCACAACATTTCTAAAGCAGCTACAGATATTACACGCCTCACTGCTGGTCATGTTGGAGGACAG atttttgcaGCGTACGTGTTGTGCACGGCTCAGGACAAAGATGCTGTCAGACTGGCCTTGGAACAGATTGATGTAATTCGTCGTATGTGCACTGAAAACAAAGAGATGGAACTGGTCACCACAGCTGAAG GAATGGGGACCAGTACAAAAATCGCATGTCTAATCAGTATTGAGGGAGGCCACTCCATCGACAGCAGTTTACCAACACTACGCATGTTTTACCTGCTTGGAGTAAGATCAATGGCCCTCACACATAACTGCAACACCCCATG GGCTGAGACCTCATCTAGTCTTTACTCAAATTACCAGCAGAAGAATAACAGCCTGAcagattttggcaag GCAGTGGTGAGTGAGATGAACAGGTTAGGAATGCTGGTTGATCTGTCCCATAGCTCATGGGGGACAGCCAGAGCTGTGCTGAAGCATTCTGCTGCTCCAGTTATTTTCAGCCACTCCTCAGCCTATGCTATCTGTAACAATACTCGCAACGTACCTGAtgacctgctgctgctgctg AAAGAAAATGGCGGGCTTATCATGGTGAACTTCTACAGCAATTTTGTAGCATGTTCAAATAATGCAAACGTGTCTATTTTGGCTG atCATTTTGATCATATAAAGCTGGTAATTGGAGCTGAAAGCATTGGGATTGGAGCAGACTATGATGGGGTACATGG ATTCCCTAAAGGCATGGAGGACGTCTCCAAATATCCAGAGCTAATTGAGGAGCTGATATCAAGGAACTGGACTGAGGAAGAGCTCGCAGGGGTGCTAAGACTGAACTTTCTCAGAGTGTTCCGAAAGGTGGAGAAG GTACGTGATGGTATGGTGCACAATTTACCCAGTGAAGCTGAAATCTCACTTTCGGAAGTAAACGAGAGCTGTCGTGCAAAGCTGGTCCCTCCAGGCAAGACAAGAGGGTACATGCAGGAAGTTAAAAATTTTAGTGAAAATGGAAACACTCCATTGATGCCTGTGATAGCACTAATCTGCTTCATCTTAGTTTTGATACAGCTAGAGTAA